The Rhopalosiphum maidis isolate BTI-1 chromosome 2, ASM367621v3, whole genome shotgun sequence genome segment TACATTACaccaaactataattaattagtctacaacagaaataaatattataaacaaccatcacaaaaattagttatatttcgTTAGTTTCGACCAGTATCGtttaatagtgtattattgattattataattatttttccaaaatatttaagtaaaatgcgATTTGTGGATAGAGTAAAATAAccaaaacaaaagaaaaatagttGATTAAAGACTGGGCTCTGGACTTAACTAACAAGTGGCGACCTAAGAGCGCAGCCCAACTGCCTAGACACTCGACTAAGACCGGTAATTTTGGAGATAAGACTAATTATTCTGCTTGTACAGCATATTATcgatacctgtataatatatatacactgagTCTAGGCTAGACTGATGCACGGTAGAGATTTTATGTAGTAGACGATAAAAATGTGTCGTTGTAAGAAATCCTTCAAttcttacattattacatacagAGTCTTAGGATTCTTGGTAGTTACGGCCGCTTCATGtcttattagataataatagataataaactactgtatttatataaaaacagtatGTATGGCATCATCATAGTTCGGCTACAACACGTTAAATgctaaataatagaaaaatataatagtgtataggTAGTTAAGCAGCGGCGTTGGTTCACTACACATACTTACTACCATTGTGATTAGTGTCAGCTTAGAGAGGAtcgattatgtaaaaataagttacaGTTTGCTTATTTAAAATGGAATTTCGACCCAAATCATTCAACagtgaattattatcattattatttcaaaatatttaaggtaaatacaattaagatTACATTTATAGGTAAAGTCTGCCACGTAAACATTTCAATGGTAGATACGGTAATGACGCCGCGCTTAACAGTAACCTAAAATCATCAATTTTGAAAAGCCACAGTTAATCGGCAAATCGGTCGATTGGCAATCGGAAAACACTCAAGTCTTTAGAAACATGTATAGAATGTGTTTAAGTGGATTTTGTAACTTAACAATTGTTTTCGGTCATACGGTAGACCATTAAACGTGGTCTACAAAAACCCGGTTGGAAGTGTGAGAATAACGACCCGTGGTGGATTTTTGATACCGGATAGCGTCAAAATAGCTATATGAGATTGCTTGAAATTTAGTTGGCTttctgttaaatttaaaaccagaATCGTACGACTATTTATTTCCGAGAAATACACTagtatttatacacaaaacgGATTCGTATCTGCCGTTATCATTGGTCGACGCGTTGTCGATAATCGGGGAGTGGGAGAAATCAAATGGAACATTTCGATTGGCCGTGTGTGCAGCCATGAAACGGATAAATATACTGAATATAGTTGTCGACTAATCAGTAAACGTTCAGCGTTCGAAGCAGCAGCTCTTCAAGTAATCAGCTAGAAACTACATAAAATCCAACATGACCGGACGCGGTAAAGGAGGTAAAGGTCTTGGAAAAGGAGGAGCCAAACGTCATCGTAAAGTACTCCGCGATAACATCCAGGAATCACCAAGCCCGCCATCCGTCGGTTGGCTCGTCGTGGTGGAGTGAAACGTATCTCCGGTTTGATTTACGAAGAGACCCGCGGCGTGTTGAAAGTGTTCCTGGAAAACGTAATCCGTGATGCAGTCACCTACACCGAGCACGCCAAGAGGAAAACCGTTACAGCTATGGACGTCGTCTATGCCCTGAAACGTCAAGGACGCACCTTGTACGGTTTCGGCGGTTAATGTGCACGCTATATACCCTACgatgtaataacatttattaaaaaggcCCTTTTCAGGGCCACCAAAAATTTGCCAATtggtacttttttaatttatagaatggTGTAGTGTGGTAATATGGTGATTGTTGTTACGTATTGAAGGCCAATatagaaaatttgttttggaGATGTTTTTTCCTATTATTAACTCcttgaacaaaaaattaattacggtAAACTGTTTACTTCCAAAAagatattagtttaataacgatcggttacttatttttgtggattattattatgaatcacAACTTCTGATTGTGAGATTAATTGTTACGCGATTAATTTGTAAGGCCGCAAACGAGTTGTTTTTCATGAACACCTAGGTATCGTTTTCctcaatttctttttttctaattaatataaataaaaagtaagaaTAACTACACAAATAGTATATCAGTTCTGCAAATTgcactaaaacaaaatttgtaacAATCAATTACCAAAAGCATTTTGTTTCATAGTGAACGGATGATGTTTGACTAACTGGCAAATTAATCATActcttataatgtattattattttattgaatgtcatcgaaaataaaagtttaatactggaatatctgaatatttttatgtatatatttataatatagttcattATCTTAATATAGTAGATGgtctaatgaataaaaatttacaataacaatCATGTTAAGTCTACGTACACCTTATCAccacacgataataataatgtacagaatcgaattttattcaataatgacataaattatatgtgagtatttatacaaatattgtgtCGAATTATAAAACCGTATAGTTTCAGTAGCTGTAATCTCTGGTAATTGTCTACTAATGAatgtactaatttattatattattgctgaaaaaaattacaaccaAACACTCAAAACCGGCCCGATTCGGTACTGCTCGTTAATAGCTTACcttaatataaaacagaatatatactatctattcacataatataattgaacacAACTACAAGAGTCATTTAGGTACTTGTCCAGTAAACGAACAGAACAATTgtttattgtgaaatattcatacataCTATGTTGTGATGATAGaacgatattaaaaattaaacatattccatactaaattttgaatactatttttacaatCCGTGACGGTTGAAATATGGTAGATCGACAATGCACCGTActcttaatatgtattataataaacaattcatGAAAACCTTTTATGAGGCTAGCTACCATTGTAGTGCAGTAGTAGTTAGTACAGTGAATTAGTGGCCCTAAAAAGGGCCTTTTTAGTAATGATCATTTATTGATTGTAGCAAATTAGACTTTCTTTTCAGTCTTTTTGGGCAAAAGTACGGCTTGGATGTTAGGTAACACACCGCCTTGTGCGATTGTAACACCGGACAACAGTTTGTTCAATTCTTCGTCGTTCCTGATTGCCAATTGCAAATGTCTGGGGATGATACGAGATTTCTTGTTGTCACGGGCAGCGTTACCGGCCAATTCCAACACTTCGGCTGCCAAATATTCCATAACAGCGGCCAGGTATACCGGTGCACCGGCTCCGACGCGCTCGGCGTAATTTCCTTTTCCTCAACAAACGATGGATACGACCGACCGGGAACTGGAGTCCGGCACGGGACGACCGGGTCTTGGATTTACCTCCCTTCGATTTGCCTGCTTTGCCTCTTCCGCTCATGATTGTGTATGTGTTTGACTGCTTTGTTAACGATTCGAACACTGAATGATGATAAAACCCATCGGTAGGGCCATTATATAGCCAAAATTTAGAAAACAGTGCTGCGATTGGACAGTTTGAAACGTTATGACGATATTACTTGACTCCGTTTGATATGCAAATACTACCAAACGATGTGGTTTTTCATAATCATTCTAATAATGTTTTCTCTCGGAAAagctactatttttattagacaCGTAACCGCTGTAGATCCTGTTTGTTCTGTTTTATCTATTAGAATTTGGCCAATGGCTGTTCGACGTGTCTCCTtgggttattaatatataccgtCGCTTAGTGTATTCCGACATCATTCGAGTTTGAAGTCTTTCACCGACAGCGACCACAGTTTACAGAAAATTATCAGCCATGGCTCCAGGAGGTAAATCCGCAGGAAAGGCAATGAAAAAATCGTCCGGCAAGGCACAAAAAAACATCGCCAAGTCCGACAAGAAACGCAAGCCAAAGAGGAAAGAATCGTACGCCATCTACATCTACAAAGTGTTGAAGCAAGTGCACCCCGACACCGGTGTTTCCTCTAAGGCCATGAGCATAATGAACAGCTTCGTCAACGATCTGTTCGAACGCATTGCCGCCGAGTCCAGTCGTCTGGCCCACTACAACAAGCGCTCGACCATTACCAGTCGGGAAATCCAAACCGCCGTCCGACTCCTGTTGCCCGGTGAATTAGCCAAGCACGCAGTCAGTGAAGGAACCAAGGCTGTTACAAAATACACCAGTTCCAAATAATATTCAGTCACTTGTAAATCTGACAATTAAAACGGCCCTTTTCAGGGCcactatctaatatttatgaagACCAACGCCATTCATTAATTGATCGTTTCAAATCTTATAGGTAAACATTACaacgttgaaatattttattattaaggacAAAGACAAATCTATCATTTAATAACTCGTTGTCGAAACAAGTTAAACGATACATTTTTCACTATCGATAGTaaggttttattaaatttccttGTATCTTATTATCGTTAAGTAttaatgtgatattttttagaattttaagatACTTCTAACtcctatacatattaatctTATATCACTCACTCACTTATCGCTGTATCTCAAAAACAACTCAACGTACTACCCGCGGGTCGTACAAtacgtaaaaaaatcaattactaaaataaattaaaattactgggtaatcaaaaaaattatattatcttctaGATTTTTAGGAGTTAATCTGCTTCGGCGGTCGTTAGTTATTTGAcccgtttttgaaaatactcgTTCCAAAGGAACTGATGTAGTCGGTATAGGtgcataaatacattaattccaTTTTATATAACTCCGGAAAGGTATTTTTATGTTGCTTCCAgaaatgtaatgtaattttttttgctatcCAACACTGTCATTTCTAAATATTGGCGCATTATCAAAATTGCAGTTGTAGATGGATTTGACGAGATTGAACTTGTGAaactttattatcaaaataacccCAATTAATTTGGGCTAAActgaattatttgtattattaatatcagaaATTGATGATACTATTGTTGTATCATCAATATCGTTATTTGCACTTATAATCACCGGTGCTAATTCGTCCAATAtccatttatgtatattattagcgTTTTCGAGTCataaatagtaacattttaaatattaaaaaaagatcagataaaaatttcgaaaaaaaaattgactataaaaacacataatatttcaattattttgaccAACATGTTGTTATCTCTAAAAATCTTcagagataaaaattaatttaaattttttttaaatttacagtaTCAGGTAGATACGGTTTAGGTATgtagatttgaaaaaaatataacaaaatacttgtatttgtatacaagtatacattaatactttatgAGTATtcgtaaaatacattattttataagtattttaaatactttttcttGCGAAtactaagtattaatattttaatacatttttaaaaaaaatgttttacaaaacTGGTTATATGGAAGACTATTAACAAAAGAAAATCATGTGGATCCTTTCACATTATCCGATCAATTATtcgtaaaaaatgttaaattaactaaGGATCTTAatcagtatttaataattgaattattatcacCATTTGTTAAAGTAAAAACGATAACGAACAACAATGcactacataaaaatttaaatggctaaaaatatgcaaataagaAGTAGaaactattgatttaattaaataaatttatcgttGACAACATTTTCAgtgataaagaaataaaataattatttttataattttcgacATTGTTTGaggttaaaatatagattttgtgTTGTTACCAAAATGGTTCATTGGATTTACTTTATCGCATCGACacgtgaaaataatttatcgatttAGTTCAAGAATAGGTACCAATTCTATGTCGCATGCGATGAAAATTAGTCACCTTTGATAAAATCTGTGATTGTTATCGTATGCGAGAATTAGTCGCATAATTTCAGGATTTGGTTCCCAGAGCCGGATACATGCATAATACTGTCAATCACTTAATGGAGAAATAAAAAGTGTACAAGACAGGGGAACCAGACGCCATAATTTGGTGCCCTATTTGGcggagtttattttttaataattaatattattatttagaaaattaacaaacagaaaataaataaaagattttcaaCTTCCCTATAAGCATTAGGGAGTTAAAATTGAGTTGTGATAGATTTGAATAGATTTAATGAATTGTCGAAACaagtaagaaattaattttattcgtaatactttttgatttttaaaaatatgtagaaataattaacaaattttttaattaatattaatttttcgattcattttgttgtaaataaggtgacaacaataatgtatgcttttttacgtttttcagTAATGGCCtgacaataattaaatcgatATCAAAAgtacataactatattattggcataaagaattattagaattttcgATAAgaccaaattattataataaaattaataatattcgacagcaatttaaaatggaattccatatttataattaacaaatattgtacgtaaatgtaattaatatttttcgtgaTATgcgcaatatatttaatgttaatatgaaaagaatgttatatttatctttagtttaattagttattaattattatggtattgtTTTTAGGAGacaagcataatataattctcaTATGTTATCTCTTTAAAAAGTACTTTaacatatgtaattaaatttatctttaatatacctaagattaaaagtaataattttgtttacgaaacattgaatttatttagtattacaaatgtatattataataatgtctgaaattatcttttaaaaatataatattataatattaattaagtcgTTCATAACTatagtattcatattatgttccTATCTTCTTTAACCAATTTGGTGTAAAAAGCAATTTATCTGTTGCAGTTAAATTGTAAATCTatctaaatttatcaaaactcAAATTTTAACTCCCTAACACAAACTATGCttttaaagttgttaaaaatcttttatttatttgtttattatacttattatatttattttttgtaaacaaaaattaataataataaaagattggttttataataatttttttgaaattaaatccaTATATATTCACATTAATATAACTGTAATCGAAAATACGAGTGTATCCACttaattattgtcatttaagaaatttaacaaatattgtacaagaaaaaaatctatacgttttttctgaatttttcAACATATCAAGTTgactttgatttttgaaaacgACCATTTTGACTGGTTGTTTGTAtcaggtataaaataatattccataAACGGGATAGggtaatataagaatatatacattgaaaaatcCTTGAGATATCAACCAACCGTTATGAAGAACGTCGAATGGGGAAGGTGTTGTTGGTAAAATCATATTTGAACAAGTGGTGGCCCTGAAAAGGGCCGTTTTAATTGTCAGATTTACaagtgattaaaatattatttggaacTGGTGTATTTTGTAACAGCCTTGGTTCCTTCACTGACTGCGTGCTTGGCTAATTCACCGGGCAACAGGAGTCGGACGGCGGTTTGAATCTCCCGACTGGTGATGGTCGATCGCTTGTTGTAGTGGGCCAGACGACTGGACTCGGCGGCAATGCGTTCGAACAGATCGTTGACGAAGCTGTTCATTATGCTCATGGCCTTAGAGGAAACACCGGTGTCGGGGTGCACTTGCTTCAACACTTTGTAGATGTAGATGGCGTACGATTCTTTCCTCTTTGGCTTGCGTTTCTTGTCGGATTTGGCGATGTTCTTTTGTGCCTTGCCGGACGATTTTTTCATTGCCTTTCCTGCGGATTTACCTCCTGGAGCCATTGCTAGTAATTTCTGTGTACTGTGGTCGTTGACGGTGAATACTTCGAACTCGAATGATGTCGGAATACAAGAAGCGACGGTATATATTACTAACACAAGGGGACAAATCGTACGGCCATTGGTCCAATGGTATTAAGTACAACGGAACAAAAAGAAATTAACAGCGGTTATCTGCTTAGTGAAAATAATAGCTTCTCCATGAATAAATATCACTATAATGACGATTAAAAACGACATATTTCAGTAGTGATTTCAACTTTAACGATGTCATGTAACGTCATCATAAGGCTTCAACTTGTCCaatagaaaaattgttttccagTTATCGACTATATAAGGTCCCTACTAACATTATTTTGATCATTCAGTGTTCGAATCGTTAACAAAGCAGTCAAGCACACACACAATCATGAGCGGAAGAGGCAAAGCAGGCAAATCGAAGGGAGGTAAATCCAAGACCCGGTCGTCCCGTGCCGGTCTCCAGTTCCCCGTCGGTCGTATCCATCGTTTGTTGAGAAAAGGAAATTACGCCGAGCGCGTCGGAGCCGGAGCACCGGTATACCTGGCCGCCGTTATGGAATATTTGGCAGCCGAAGTGTTGGAATTGGCCGGTAACGCTGCCCGTGACAACAAGAAATCTCGTATCATCCCCAGACATTTGCAATTGGCAATCAGAAATGACGAAGAATTGAACAAACTGTTGTCCGGTGTTACAATCGCACAAGGCGGTGTGTTGCCCAACATCCAAGCCGTACTTTTGCCCAAAAAGACTGAAAAGAAAGTCTAAAACTTCTACCCAAATCTTTCTCCACTAAAAAAGGCCCTTATCAGGGCCAccaattaaaaacgtattgaACTGtctcaatataataacacaccTACTACAATTGTTATGGTGGCGCTACACACACGATAAGTTTTAACTGACAATTGTAACTGAGCGTATGTAGATTGAAAACTGATTGAATATGTGgtcacatatttttcaatctgAACGACCGTACTgttcagtttaaaaatg includes the following:
- the LOC113554142 gene encoding histone H2B, whose product is MAPGGKSAGKAMKKSSGKAQKNIAKSDKKRKPKRKESYAIYIYKVLKQVHPDTGVSSKAMSIMNSFVNDLFERIAAESSRLAHYNKRSTITSREIQTAVRLLLPGELAKHAVSEGTKAVTKYTSSK
- the LOC113554140 gene encoding histone H2B, encoding MAPGGKSAGKAMKKSSGKAQKNIAKSDKKRKPKRKESYAIYIYKVLKQVHPDTGVSSKAMSIMNSFVNDLFERIAAESSRLAHYNKRSTITSREIQTAVRLLLPGELAKHAVSEGTKAVTKYTSSK
- the LOC113554144 gene encoding histone H2A-like, producing the protein MSGRGKAGKSKGGKSKTRSSRAGLQFPVGRIHRLLRKGNYAERVGAGAPVYLAAVMEYLAAEVLELAGNAARDNKKSRIIPRHLQLAIRNDEELNKLLSGVTIAQGGVLPNIQAVLLPKKTEKKV